Proteins from a single region of Ziziphus jujuba cultivar Dongzao chromosome 1, ASM3175591v1:
- the LOC125424347 gene encoding uncharacterized protein LOC125424347 isoform X2: MRALVRSVRHFRSALRQQACTYSSNFTRRKQLIHFNSGFAYELKSNAEIHRFRDHPTFMVSRALSVDAVKVTNGDVNRGGPLVEYERKIAAGELVDGDACQLGTLRELQRLFDELVESADACRLDRYTASEKAGRSRWLWSRFIPQSSYSPVKGLYLYGGVGTGKTMLMDLFFDQLPYSWRKKRIHFHDFMLNVHSRLQKHKGVADPLEVVAGEISDEAILLCLDEFMVTDVADALILNRLFGHLFSNGVILVSTSNRAPDKLYEGGLQRELFLPFICTLKERCVVHEIASSVDYRKLTSSEQGFYFIGKDLSVFLKQKFQQLIGQDKACPQEVEVVMGRTLQVPLGANGCAYFPFEELCDRPLGAADYFGLFKNFHTLVLDGVPIFGLNNRTAAYRFVTLVDEKLELE, encoded by the exons ATGAGAGCATTAGTTCGATCTGTTCGACATTTTCGATCAGCTTTGCGACAACAAGCATGCACTTACTCGAGTAATTTTACGAGGAGGAAGCAGTTGATACACTTCAATTCTGGGTTTGCTTACGAGCTCAAAAGCAATGCTGAAATTCATCGATTTCGAGACCACCCCACGTTTATGGTCTCAAGAGCTCTCTCAGTTGATGCTGTTAAAGTTACTAATGGAG ATGTGAACAGAGGAGGACCTCTCGTTGAGTACGAACGGAAAATTGCTGCAGGTGAACTTGTCGATGGAGATGCTTGCCAG CTAGGCACCTTAAGAGAACTTCAGAGGCTCTTTGACGAGCTGGTTGAGTCAGCGGATGCCTGCCGGTTGGATAGGTATACGGCTTCGGAGAAGGCTGGAAG GAGTAGGTGGCTGTGGTCTCGTTTCATCCCACAGTCTTCATACTCACCTGTTAAAGGTCTCTATCTGTATGGTGGAGTGGGCACTGGAAAAACCATGTTAATGGACTTGTTTTTTGACCAATT GCCATACAGTTGGAGGAAAAAGAGGATCCATTTTCATGACTTTATGTTAAATGTCCATAGCCGCTTGCAA AAACACAAGGGTGTGGCAGATCCACTTGAAGTGGTTGCTGGAGAGATATCTGATGAGGCTATTTTATTGTGTCTGGATGAATTCATG GTAACTGATGTTGCTGATGCATTAATCCTAAACCGTCTGTTTGGACATCTATTCAGCAATGGTGTT ATTCTTGTTTCCACTTCAAATCGTGCTCCTGACAAACTGTACGAAGGTGGGTTGCAAAGGGAGCTGTTTCTGCCCTTCATTTGCACATTGAAG GAAAGATGTGTAGTTCATGAAATTGCTTCGTCAGTAGACTATCGAAAATTGACTTCG TCTGAGCAAGGTTTCTACTTTATTGGAAAAGATTTGTCAGTCtttcttaaacaaaaatttcaacaaTTAATTGGACAAGATAAAGCTTGTCCACAAGAGGTGGAAGTAGTGATGGGAAGGACATTGCAG GTTCCACTTGGTGCAAATGGATGTGCATATTTTCCTTTCGAGGAACTGTGTGACAGGCCTCTTGGTGCTGCAGATTATTTTGGATTGTTCA AGAATTTTCATACACTTGTGTTGGACGGTGTCCCAATATTTGGACTCAACAACAGGACAGCAGCGTACCGGTTTGTCACTTTAGTTGAT gagaaGCTGGAGTTGGAATAA
- the LOC125424347 gene encoding uncharacterized protein LOC125424347 isoform X1 → MRALVRSVRHFRSALRQQACTYSSNFTRRKQLIHFNSGFAYELKSNAEIHRFRDHPTFMVSRALSVDAVKVTNGDVNRGGPLVEYERKIAAGELVDGDACQLGTLRELQRLFDELVESADACRLDRYTASEKAGRSRWLWSRFIPQSSYSPVKGLYLYGGVGTGKTMLMDLFFDQLPYSWRKKRIHFHDFMLNVHSRLQKHKGVADPLEVVAGEISDEAILLCLDEFMVTDVADALILNRLFGHLFSNGVILVSTSNRAPDKLYEGGLQRELFLPFICTLKERCVVHEIASSVDYRKLTSSEQGFYFIGKDLSVFLKQKFQQLIGQDKACPQEVEVVMGRTLQVPLGANGCAYFPFEELCDRPLGAADYFGLFKNFHTLVLDGVPIFGLNNRTAAYRFVTLVDVMYENKGRLLCTAEGCPVELFERIVTIADAQQIAPRTSSRSRKNDDSDLCVDNELGFAKDRTISRLTEMNSKEYLEHHAAMVAEKQ, encoded by the exons ATGAGAGCATTAGTTCGATCTGTTCGACATTTTCGATCAGCTTTGCGACAACAAGCATGCACTTACTCGAGTAATTTTACGAGGAGGAAGCAGTTGATACACTTCAATTCTGGGTTTGCTTACGAGCTCAAAAGCAATGCTGAAATTCATCGATTTCGAGACCACCCCACGTTTATGGTCTCAAGAGCTCTCTCAGTTGATGCTGTTAAAGTTACTAATGGAG ATGTGAACAGAGGAGGACCTCTCGTTGAGTACGAACGGAAAATTGCTGCAGGTGAACTTGTCGATGGAGATGCTTGCCAG CTAGGCACCTTAAGAGAACTTCAGAGGCTCTTTGACGAGCTGGTTGAGTCAGCGGATGCCTGCCGGTTGGATAGGTATACGGCTTCGGAGAAGGCTGGAAG GAGTAGGTGGCTGTGGTCTCGTTTCATCCCACAGTCTTCATACTCACCTGTTAAAGGTCTCTATCTGTATGGTGGAGTGGGCACTGGAAAAACCATGTTAATGGACTTGTTTTTTGACCAATT GCCATACAGTTGGAGGAAAAAGAGGATCCATTTTCATGACTTTATGTTAAATGTCCATAGCCGCTTGCAA AAACACAAGGGTGTGGCAGATCCACTTGAAGTGGTTGCTGGAGAGATATCTGATGAGGCTATTTTATTGTGTCTGGATGAATTCATG GTAACTGATGTTGCTGATGCATTAATCCTAAACCGTCTGTTTGGACATCTATTCAGCAATGGTGTT ATTCTTGTTTCCACTTCAAATCGTGCTCCTGACAAACTGTACGAAGGTGGGTTGCAAAGGGAGCTGTTTCTGCCCTTCATTTGCACATTGAAG GAAAGATGTGTAGTTCATGAAATTGCTTCGTCAGTAGACTATCGAAAATTGACTTCG TCTGAGCAAGGTTTCTACTTTATTGGAAAAGATTTGTCAGTCtttcttaaacaaaaatttcaacaaTTAATTGGACAAGATAAAGCTTGTCCACAAGAGGTGGAAGTAGTGATGGGAAGGACATTGCAG GTTCCACTTGGTGCAAATGGATGTGCATATTTTCCTTTCGAGGAACTGTGTGACAGGCCTCTTGGTGCTGCAGATTATTTTGGATTGTTCA AGAATTTTCATACACTTGTGTTGGACGGTGTCCCAATATTTGGACTCAACAACAGGACAGCAGCGTACCGGTTTGTCACTTTAGTTGAT GTGATGTATGAGAACAAGGGCAGACTTTTGTGTACAGCTGAGGGCTGTCCGGTAGAACTTTTTGAAAGAATAGTAACAATTGCTGATGCTCAACAGATTGCACCTAGAACCTCTTCAAGGTCAAGGAAAAATGATGACTCTGACCTTTGTGTGGACAATGAGCTGGGTTTCGCAAAAGACCGCACTATTAGTAG ATTAACAGAGATGAATAGCAAAGAATACTTAGAGCACCATGCTGCCATGGTAGCAGAGAAGCAATAG